Proteins found in one Longimicrobium terrae genomic segment:
- a CDS encoding thioredoxin family protein: MTDVTAGPDLGAYWKNAFSWDDYLNREVQQNADLWKSLYGRAAVSDAARERANGLGGSWRILVISEDWCGDAFNTVPVMARLAEGVPGIELRVAKRDENLELMDAFLTNGSRSIPIAIVLREDDTVAGHWGPRPPELQEFVLSEKKKGERPVEEIYKDVRTWYARDRGETTVRQILDIIAAA; encoded by the coding sequence ATGACCGATGTAACGGCCGGCCCGGACCTGGGGGCCTACTGGAAGAACGCGTTTTCCTGGGATGATTATCTGAACCGCGAGGTTCAGCAGAACGCCGACCTGTGGAAGTCGCTGTACGGCCGCGCCGCCGTCTCGGACGCGGCGCGCGAGCGGGCGAACGGCCTGGGCGGCTCGTGGCGGATTCTGGTCATCAGCGAGGACTGGTGCGGCGACGCCTTCAACACCGTTCCCGTCATGGCGCGGCTGGCGGAGGGAGTTCCCGGCATCGAGCTGCGCGTGGCGAAGCGCGATGAGAACCTGGAACTGATGGACGCCTTCCTGACCAACGGATCGCGCTCCATCCCCATCGCGATCGTGCTGCGCGAAGACGACACCGTGGCCGGCCACTGGGGCCCGCGCCCGCCGGAGCTTCAGGAGTTCGTGCTGTCGGAAAAGAAGAAGGGCGAGCGGCCGGTGGAGGAAATCTACAAGGACGTGCGCACCTGGTACGCCCGCGACCGCGGCGAAACCACCGTCCGCCAGATCCTCGACATCATCGCCGCCGCCTGA